The DNA segment CACACCGAAGCACAGCGGGCCCTCGCCCACACGCTCGTCGTCGCCGCCATGACCGGAATTGCCTCCGGGGAGCACTCGGTCGCCCTCAACCAGCGACTCCGGGCGATGCTGACTCCCACGCCACCCCGTCCCGCAGACGCCGTCGCCGCGTAGCGCCAGTCCGAGAACTTCCCGCGGAGTTCCCCCCTCGCTACACACCGAACCAGGGGGGGGTGCCCGCTCGCTACGCTGTTGCCCGCCGCCTCCCACCGGTCGATGTTGCTCTGCCGCCCTTCCCCGCGGCAACCAAGGACGACACGACCATGGCCGACAAGAAAAGCGAATCCAAGCCCCAGGCATCCACCACTGAGGAGGCCCCCAAGCGGGGCCTGCCGATCAAGACCATTGGCATCGTCGCGGGGCTCATGATCGCCGAAGCGGCCGGCGTCTACTTCCTGCTCGGCGCGACCAGCCCCGCCACGAGCGATGCCCAGGTCACCCACGGCCTGCACGACGACGAGTCCGAGAAAACCGCCGAAGTCCTTATCGTCGAGGACAAGTTCCAGAACCTCCAGACCGGCAAGGTCTGGCTCTGGGATGCCGCGATCTACGTCCAGGTCAAGCAAAAGAACGTCGAGCGCGTCGAAAAGGAACTCGAGCGCCGCAACGCCGAGATCAAGGAACAGGTCAGCCAGATCTTCAGCCGAGCCCAGCACGCTCAGCTCAAAGAACCCGACCGCCAGACCCTCAACCGCCAGCTTAATAACTACCTCCAGGATCTCTTCTCCTCCAAGTCCGATGAGCACCCCGTCATCGAGCGGCTGATCATCGCCCGCTGTCGCGGTTTCCCGGCCGAGTAGGCCGCTGCCTACGAATGGGCTCGGCACATTCTGCGCGTTTCTCGGCAGCCCTCGTCCCAAGTCGGCGAAATCTGCGGACGGTGCGTCCGGGCTGTCGATGTGACTCGCCCGGGGTGATGCGCCGTCGCGGGTCGTCCGCCGGCTCGGTCGCAGGCAGGATGCCCGCGTCGATGCCGGCTCGCGGCGGGCACCCTCGCCAGGGGCCACGGATGGCCGATACGCAGCCAACACCCGACCCGGCTCCCCAGCCCGAGGTACACGAGACCGAAACCTCGCCCGCCGAGAACACGGCCGAGTCCATGGCCGCCGAAGCCCTCCGCGCCGCGCAGGACGCCGTCGCCGCGCTCAAGCAGCAGGTGCCGCAGGGCGGCGACGCCGATCCGCTCGGAATGGGATCCGGCGCCCCGACCTCACCGCTCGACTTCCCCGCCCTCTCGCCCAGCCTCGGCGCCGGTCGCGCCGAACCAATCGACCTGCTCGCCGACGTCAACCTCAACGTCAAGATCGAACTCGGCCGCACCCGGATGCTCGTCGAGGACGTCCTGCGACTCGGCGAAGGCTCAGTTGTTGAACTCGACAAGCTCGCCGGCGACCCCGTCGACGTCTATGTCAACGAGCGTCATGTTGCCCGTGGCGAGGTGCTTGTCCTCAACGACAACTTCTGCGTGCGCATCAACGAGATCATTCCTCAGACGTCTGGTTCAACCAAGCAGTGACACGTTCGTGCCGGTGTTCGTAGATCCAGCCTTCGCGGCGGCGGAGCCCGCCTTGGACAAGCCAGGATGGCGATGGCGACCAGATCACAATCCCGCGCCTTCTTCTCGCGGCCACGATGCATTGCCGCGGCGGTCATCGCGCTCGCGTCGCTCGGAGCCGCTGCCCCCGCTCAGACCGGTCCCGACCCCGCGACCGTTCTCTCGGACGTAT comes from the Phycisphaeraceae bacterium genome and includes:
- the fliN gene encoding flagellar motor switch protein FliN; this encodes MADTQPTPDPAPQPEVHETETSPAENTAESMAAEALRAAQDAVAALKQQVPQGGDADPLGMGSGAPTSPLDFPALSPSLGAGRAEPIDLLADVNLNVKIELGRTRMLVEDVLRLGEGSVVELDKLAGDPVDVYVNERHVARGEVLVLNDNFCVRINEIIPQTSGSTKQ